One window from the genome of Schistocerca piceifrons isolate TAMUIC-IGC-003096 chromosome 8, iqSchPice1.1, whole genome shotgun sequence encodes:
- the LOC124712084 gene encoding cuticle protein 7-like, translated as PPPPPPPPQHEIIYDYVAPAHYQYDYAVKDSHTGDHKEQWETREGDTVRGAYSLADADGTIRIVEYTADPHNGFNAVVKRVGHPLPPPPQPPTLPPPPPPPPAPHGPLPLPVHP; from the exons cccccaccaccaccacccccacctcaGCACGAGATCATCTACGACTATGTG GCCCCAGCTCACTACCAGTACGACTACGCTGTGAAGGACTCCCACACGGGAGACCACAAGGAGCAGTGGGAGACTCGTGAGGGGGACACGGTGCGTGGAGCGTACAGTCTGGCCGATGCGGATGGCACCATCCGAATCGTCGAGTACACCGCCGACCCCCACAACGGATTCAACGCCGTAGTCAAGAGG GTGGGACACCCCCTGCCGCCGCCCCCACAGCCGCCCAcgctgccgccgccaccaccacctccaccggCGCCCCACGGCCCGCTGCCGCTGCCCGTCCACCCCTGA